Proteins encoded by one window of Flavobacterium sp. N502540:
- a CDS encoding beta-ketoacyl synthase N-terminal-like domain-containing protein: MQLKKTYINGIGCISTQKTFDTVFLEEATHNLNENVLKIVPPVYKDYISPAAIRRMAKGVKNGIVASAIAMKDAQLENVDAIITGTGLGCIEDSEKFLTNILDNDEQFLTPTSFIQSTHNTVGAQIALLQKCNGYNFTYVNGAVSFESALLDAKMQIEEDEVQSVLVGGVDENGDYTTALFKLSGRIKPDDQQPYNLLDSTTSGAVYGEGASFFVLENERKETTYAEVLDIAIVNTLEENEIEAEIRSFLKSNQLEISDVDALILGFDGNADFENYYKNLTQKDFAQTPQLYYKHLSGEYDTASAFALWMASKILKTQEIPEIIKVNSVERPAYNTILLYNQLNGKNHSFTLLSK, encoded by the coding sequence ATGCAATTAAAAAAAACATATATAAATGGAATAGGTTGTATTTCGACTCAAAAAACATTTGATACTGTTTTTTTAGAAGAAGCCACACACAACCTCAACGAGAATGTGCTTAAAATCGTTCCGCCGGTTTACAAGGATTATATTTCTCCTGCTGCCATAAGAAGAATGGCAAAAGGTGTAAAAAACGGAATCGTGGCCTCGGCAATTGCCATGAAAGATGCACAACTCGAAAATGTGGATGCCATTATTACCGGAACAGGATTAGGATGTATTGAAGATTCTGAAAAATTCCTGACCAATATCCTCGATAATGATGAACAATTCTTAACACCAACTTCATTCATTCAATCGACTCATAATACGGTTGGCGCTCAAATTGCGTTGTTGCAAAAATGCAACGGTTATAATTTTACCTATGTCAATGGAGCTGTCTCTTTTGAATCGGCACTTTTAGATGCTAAAATGCAAATTGAGGAAGACGAAGTACAGTCTGTTCTTGTGGGCGGTGTCGATGAAAATGGCGATTATACTACTGCACTTTTTAAATTGTCAGGACGTATCAAACCAGACGATCAGCAACCCTACAACCTTTTAGATTCTACTACAAGCGGTGCCGTTTATGGAGAAGGTGCCAGTTTTTTTGTTTTAGAAAATGAACGAAAAGAAACTACCTATGCTGAAGTTCTGGACATTGCCATAGTAAATACTCTGGAAGAAAATGAAATTGAAGCAGAAATCAGATCCTTTTTGAAATCCAATCAATTAGAAATTTCAGATGTTGATGCCTTGATTTTAGGATTTGACGGTAATGCAGATTTTGAAAATTATTATAAAAATCTAACCCAAAAGGACTTCGCTCAAACTCCGCAATTGTATTACAAACATTTGAGTGGTGAATACGATACAGCTTCGGCTTTTGCTTTATGGATGGCGTCTAAAATTTTAAAAACTCAGGAAATCCCTGAAATTATAAAAGTAAATTCAGTCGAAAGACCGGCTTACAATACGATTTTATTGTACAATCAGCTCAACGGAAAAAACCATAGTTTTACGTTACTTTCAAAATGA
- a CDS encoding phosphopantetheine-binding protein translates to MEALKEELKNKIITTLNLEDIAIEDIADNDPLFGDGLGLDSIDALELIVILDKDYGIKLVDPKEGKTIFQSIETMAAYISANRTK, encoded by the coding sequence ATGGAAGCATTAAAAGAAGAATTAAAAAACAAAATCATTACTACTTTAAACCTTGAAGATATCGCGATCGAAGATATTGCAGATAACGATCCTTTGTTTGGAGATGGTTTAGGTTTAGACTCCATTGATGCGCTTGAATTGATCGTGATTCTGGATAAAGATTACGGAATTAAACTGGTAGACCCGAAAGAAGGAAAAACCATTTTTCAATCCATCGAAACTATGGCGGCGTACATTAGCGCTAACAGAACTAAATAG
- a CDS encoding 3-oxoacyl-ACP synthase, translated as MNPNKTHIQSYCTIENNEIVLNGTSVFKIEPTNFSDFSKQAYRNFDIQYPKFFKMDALSKLAFLGAELLLSPITSDEKENNIALVLANKSSSLDTDVKYQESISDKENYFPSPAVFVYTLPNICLGEISIRHQLKSENSFFIFDAFNTEFISNYSAILLNTDKADIVLCGWVEYFNDDYKAFLCTISKEENTKYTNETINTLYNK; from the coding sequence ATGAATCCAAACAAAACTCATATACAATCCTATTGTACCATCGAAAACAACGAAATTGTTTTGAACGGAACTTCGGTATTCAAAATTGAACCAACTAATTTTAGTGATTTCTCTAAACAGGCCTATCGCAATTTTGATATTCAATACCCGAAGTTTTTCAAAATGGATGCTTTGAGTAAACTTGCTTTTTTAGGAGCCGAATTGCTTTTGAGTCCGATAACTTCTGATGAAAAAGAGAACAATATTGCCTTGGTTCTGGCCAACAAATCCTCAAGTCTAGATACCGATGTTAAGTATCAGGAATCTATTTCCGACAAAGAAAACTACTTTCCGAGTCCGGCAGTTTTTGTTTATACCCTGCCAAATATTTGTCTGGGCGAAATAAGTATCCGTCATCAGCTGAAAAGTGAAAATTCTTTCTTTATATTTGATGCCTTTAACACTGAATTTATATCCAATTATTCTGCTATTCTCCTGAATACAGATAAAGCCGATATAGTTCTTTGTGGCTGGGTAGAATATTTTAATGACGATTACAAGGCGTTCCTTTGCACAATTAGCAAGGAAGAAAACACAAAATATACCAACGAAACTATCAATACATTATACAATAAATAA
- a CDS encoding beta-ketoacyl-[acyl-carrier-protein] synthase family protein: protein MKGVAITGMGIISSIGNSVEENYISLIENKVAVTRIENIETIHAAINKVGEIKKTNDELVQELDLTPDNNFSRTAMIGTFAAKQAVQNAGITAINEFRTGLISATSVGGMDMTEKHYYDYFKHPELVKYITCHDAGDVAEKIAEELGLKGIVTTISTACSSAANAIMLGARLIKSGKLDRVIVGGTDALAKFTINGFKTLMILSDEYNKPFDNNRKGLNLGEAAAFLVLESDEVVQKQNKKVLARVSGYGNANDAFHQTASSENGDGAYLAMKKAFDISGLKPSEIDYINVHGTATPNNDLSEGRAILRIYGDEKVPDFSSTKPYTGHTLAAAAAIEAVYSVLAIQNNVVYPNLNFETPMEEFDLKPQTTLKNKKIEHVLSNSFGFGGNCSTLIFSKCN, encoded by the coding sequence ATGAAAGGTGTTGCAATAACCGGAATGGGAATTATCTCCTCGATTGGAAATTCAGTCGAAGAAAATTACATTTCGTTAATCGAAAATAAAGTTGCGGTAACGCGAATCGAAAACATCGAAACGATTCACGCTGCTATAAATAAGGTAGGGGAAATTAAAAAAACCAATGATGAATTGGTTCAGGAATTAGACCTTACTCCCGATAATAACTTTTCGAGAACTGCGATGATTGGCACTTTTGCAGCGAAACAAGCTGTTCAAAATGCCGGAATTACGGCGATAAACGAATTCAGAACCGGACTCATTTCGGCGACAAGCGTGGGTGGGATGGATATGACCGAAAAGCATTATTACGATTATTTCAAACATCCTGAACTTGTCAAATACATTACTTGTCATGATGCCGGCGATGTAGCCGAAAAAATTGCAGAAGAACTGGGATTAAAGGGGATTGTAACCACTATAAGCACGGCTTGCTCATCGGCAGCAAACGCAATTATGCTGGGGGCAAGACTTATAAAATCCGGAAAACTGGACCGCGTAATTGTAGGCGGAACCGACGCTCTGGCAAAATTTACAATCAACGGATTCAAAACCCTCATGATTTTATCTGACGAATACAACAAACCCTTCGACAACAACCGAAAAGGACTAAATCTGGGTGAAGCAGCTGCTTTTCTGGTTTTAGAATCTGATGAAGTCGTTCAGAAACAAAACAAAAAAGTTCTGGCCCGTGTGTCAGGTTATGGCAATGCCAATGATGCTTTTCATCAAACGGCTTCTTCAGAAAATGGAGACGGTGCTTACCTGGCCATGAAAAAAGCCTTTGACATTTCGGGTTTAAAACCAAGTGAAATTGACTATATCAACGTTCACGGAACAGCCACTCCAAACAATGATTTGTCTGAAGGAAGAGCTATACTTCGAATTTACGGTGATGAAAAAGTACCCGATTTTAGTTCGACAAAACCTTATACAGGACATACTTTGGCAGCTGCTGCCGCCATTGAAGCTGTTTACAGCGTTCTGGCGATTCAGAATAATGTGGTTTACCCCAATCTGAATTTTGAAACACCAATGGAAGAGTTTGACTTAAAACCGCAAACAACTTTAAAGAATAAAAAAATTGAACACGTTTTATCAAACTCTTTTGGGTTTGGAGGAAACTGTTCCACCCTTATCTTTTCAAAATGCAATTAA